The Nyctibius grandis isolate bNycGra1 chromosome 31, bNycGra1.pri, whole genome shotgun sequence genomic interval GCTCTGCTGGGCCTCACACCTCTGGAAAGCATTTGGGGATCAGCTGtcacattaagaaaatgtatttaaagattTGTACATGTCTAAAAGGCACCTatttacaataaatatttgagTTAATGAATTTCCAACCCATTTGCTTCAGTCTCTTATCTCTTCACTTTGGAAGAAAGGGCCCTTATCAAAACACATGAACTGGCTGAAGATATGTAGTTAAATAAAACGCATTGTATTGACCTCAGGGCTTcaaattattaaaagcaaagaaatctcttctaggcagagaggaaaggaagaacaatTAATTTGGACTACCCAGCTCAAATCAGGGCGTAAGTCTCCACTCTTATCCTGCTGAAACATAAAACTGACTAATCTGTGCTCAGCACCTGGAGGGAAACACATTAAAACCCTCAGAGAAAACATGAATTAAATCCcagtgagaaagaaattaaaaaatcagaatgtcttccttgcctttttttttttttcattcttctcctCTGTATTTAGAGTATTTTCACAATCGTGAAAGAAGAGTATCAAACAAGATACTGTTGATATCTTGGCTGATCCAAACCAGATATgaggtaacagttttaaacatcTGACAAAATTCCTACAGCTATCTTTTAGGTCTACAAGACAAAGAAAAGTACCATTAGACACAGCTAATTTTTATCTAAGTGATTGAATGAAGCTATACTGGAGAAAAATGAACAGCCCAAGCTAACCCAAAGAGTTCCAAGGTGCAGAATCCATTTACTCTTCTGCAGCTTACGCCTGGTTTTATGAAAGTTTATGAGAGTTTTGCTGCCATTTTTAACAGATGCTTAATCATGTTTTGCAGAAATcagaaaggggaggaaagaaacCTGACACAGACGGATTCCAGCACAAACAACTCGTATGCTACTGCCTGAACCTGGGACTGCACCATTTTCCAGTATCGTAACAGGACAGAAGATCCTGACTTTAGACAATCTAAACTTTGGCTCCTAAAAGCTGCACTTACATTTCCTTGTTTGACAAGATGAGAGATCCTTCTTTTTTGGCCAGGAAACAAGGTAGTTAAAttatcttctgtcttttcttcatttccttcctctttggatagctggaaaagaaaagaacaagctTCCAAAATTGAACAAACTTGAAGATCCCTCTCAACGAGGAGATCTGAAAAGTCTCCTTTTGGGTTTACAGGAACTCCTTGCAGGTGGCAGGTGAGAAACACATGTGGCCAGCTGCTGGGCTACTAACACAAACCTTGTTTTGAACCCAAGAGCCACCAACGAAGCCAACGAACAGCAGCATTACAGTTCCTACCCAAGCTTGCTCCACGAGCTGTGCGTTAGGCAGCATCAGCATGATTCAGGACAGCCTCTATCCACCATGAGAGACTTGAACACCCTTCTCCTGCCAGCCGCTCACACACCTCCCCTTCCACAGCATTCTTAAAATCCaggaggtttggggtttttttggtaagaaTTTGGGAGCTGACTCCTTTCTGCCCCTGTATAACGCGCTGCTAGAGCAGGTCCTGAGAACCTGCTCGACACTAAACCACAGTGCCACCACTCCACATTTAAGGAatctctgcagttttatccaCAGACACATCTGCAGAAAGACAGCGGGGACAAATCCCCAGGTGACACGTTTGTACAGCCAGAAACGCAGGAGAAAATCACAGCACCCCTCCAGCTAAAGCTCCTTCTGAGCTGACATCTCAAGCTCGCTCCTGGAGGGGGGAAACCACTTTAAAATCTTCTTTGAATTTGCCTCAGCTGTTCATTTATACAAAACACACTTCACAAGTATATTTTTCAAACCTCTACCTTCTCTCCAGTCAATCTTGCGTTCAGTTTTCCAGCACAGCCTCTGGCAAAGCTCTGAGCAGAGACGAGCCTGACAATCTCTTAGAAATTCGGCGACAGAGCGGAAGGCTGGATTTGGGGATGAGCTCAGACTCCACTTAGGCTGAGCTCGTGTTCATCACCACAAGGGCATTCTGGATGAGCACTTCACACTGAATCACTTTGCTCTCTAGGAACTCAATAAGTCTATTAATTCAGTTACATCCCTAATAAACTCTCTCACAAAGCAATCCTTCCCGATGGAGAAGCACCGCTCTGCCCACACGTACCTTCCCTCCGGACTAGCACATTACTGAGACCAAACAACACGGGCTCATTCTACAAAATTATtccatacacaaaaaaaattccctgtGACCAACCCCACCCACGGGAAATGCAGCGGGGAAGCAGGTACCACAAACCCACCTCACAAAGAAGGACCTCTCTGCTGCAATGCTTGTTCCTCCCTTTCCAAAATAGggggaaattaaattttaaagcagGGATATAAGGTAAAAGCACGTGCAAAGGGAACACACACGGCTGCTGAGAGCTGAACATCGCCACTCCACGCCAGAGTTAACTGTTTGCAGCGAGTGGCAGCCCCTGGTTCAGCACTTTCTGAATTCAACCCATTTTGAATCATCCTGTATTTGGAAAGCTCTAAATGGATCCGTTTTTCCCCACTATAGATTGCATGCCCTTATACTATTTTCACTTAAACCAGGCAATTTgaagaaacaaagccaaaaataaaGCGCTCATTCCTAGCTGGGAATTACACTAAACACTGGagaaagctgaattttaaacaaGCAAAATCAAGTAATGCTTAATAGTTCAGAAGAAAATCATTACACTCAACTGCTTTATATAGTTTCTTCTACCAAGGCATTTCCTACGAGTGTAAAAAAGGTCTTTACTCATCAGCAACACAGACTTCTCTCAGAATAGATCAGGGACATTACTGCAACAGATAGTTCAGCAAAAAAGCTTTAATAGTCCAGCTCTTGTTTTCAAAAGACGAGCTCTCCTCCCCACGCTGCGGATCCTGGCTCACTTTGTCCTCCACAGACAGATGGTCATGAATGGAAGAATTTTGTTCACGGCCACTTCACCCACCCAACTAACCAAAGCCTGAAAACCAGCACCAATTCCCGATGCCATTTTTAGACTAAAAGTCAACAACCAGCCATACCAGGAGAAACTGGCTTTCCACCATGCAGTTGCACGGTTCCTGCTGCACTCGCCCTGCCCCTCTTTCAGACCAATAATCCCAAAGGGAGTCTTGCTGTGTGTGAAGGGGTCTAAACTGGAACATGCTGGAAGCCCTGATGGAGGATGTagtgaggtgttggagcgagtgcagaggagggcgaccaagctggggaagggtctggaggaacGGTGGAgtgagctgggggtgtttagcctggagaagaggaggctcagaggtgaccttagtgcagtctacaactacctgaagggaggttggagcgcagtgggagtcggcctcttctcccaggcaaccagcaataggacaagaggacacagcctcaggcttcgccaggggaggttcaggttggacattaggaagaatttctgctcagcaagggtcattagacattggaaggggctgcccagggaggtggtggagtcaccatctctggaggtgtttaaaaaaagagtggacatggctcttagtgccatggtctagttgccatggtggtgtcagggcaatggttggactcgatgatcccagagggctcttccaacctgattgattctgtgattctgtgagtcctAGTACCTCCATTATTATCTGGACACAGGacagctgcagctgaagccACTCGGTAACTCCTTGGGTAGACTCACTTGTCCTTTGGTACCCCGTGTCCCCCAGCACACAGAGGGCACCTGATTTTGTCACCTTGCCCCACTAAGCCTCACAGCTCCTACAGCTGACTCAGTGACCCCAATACCTCCACACTGCAATCAGATGTGCCAGACCGGTAACACTGGAGACAGCTTTGGGGGGTGTTTTCTCAATGTAGCCAAATttctcacctttttctttttttcaaaactcttcCCAATCCAATTCCCTGAACACCTGCTCTGTACGCAAGCAAAATCATCCCAACCAGAAAACCTGGGCGTGCTGGGCTGGACAGCAAGTCAAACAATCTTGCCCATGCACAGGCTCGCTCCTGGGATGGAGGGTTTGTTCTTGCTGCCCACTCGAACTCGGATGTCTGAAGATGAAGGATGAGTTTTGTCTGCTCCTACTTCCCTGCCTCAGAGGCTGTTAGAGGATCGCTGCCACCACCTGCTTTCTAGCCTTTTACACTTGCTCCACTCTGTTTTAATCTTCGAAACGAGGGTCTTGCATCCTCTGGGGACCACCTCATAGTCACCGTCAGAAGCCTTTTTATGTAAATGCTTTTTACCTCCTTATTCTGAACCCCTTGTACCTTCTGAAGACATTTTACCCTCCATTTCTTCTTTGTGCCACCTACAAGGTATCCAGAGATCCTCAAAATATCTGCAGTATGCATTTGAAAGAGGAAACAGTAATTTGAGGAGTCTCCGAAGCGTCCAGTGCCAACTACATTGACTTGCTTGCACCAACACATTGTCCTGATTCTACCTGCCATCGCCCAGATTAGCAAACTTGGATTCGCTCTGAAACATCCACAACATACTGTCTGAAGCCTTTTCTCCAGCCATCCAGGTCACCATGGTTCTTAGGCCAGATGGAGACAGAAGTAACTGATAACCCTGAAAAGTAAAAGCCTTCCATACCAAAGGGAATTGAACCCTTacatttcaaagcagctttcaATTCAGCAGGTAAATTCAGGTGCAAACTCTTCAAAGCACTCAGTCATGACAAGGGTGATTCTTCCAACATATGGAGTCTCCCTCCGTAGCCCTCTTCAGCTACTTGAAATAAGCAACACCGCTGAACTAAACCAGAATCTTTTCACATTTAGATGTGAGagaaccaaccaaccaacccaaaCCAGGATTACCTGTTTCCCCAGCCTTCCCTTGTCTTCAGTTTTCACATCTGTAGATTCATTAAAAATCCTGAGACACTCTTCCATTGGATCGGACTCAAAGTCCAAGTCTTTCTCAAGGATGGAATAATCAATGTCATCAGATGTTGAGGAAGACGACGACTTTGACAATTTAGAGCGCTTCACTTTCTTTGTCCCTTCATTTTCACTCTCGGAGTCTGAACCACAGCCATCACCATCCGAGTCTGAGCTCACGTCAAGTAACGTGGGTGGCAAAGGTCGGCCTTTGTCATCATCATCCCCACTCTCATCGCCAAACAGGTCAACATGACTCAAACCCTGCTGCTTCCGACCCTTCTTTGGATCTCGTTTTTCTGTAGGactcaccttttctttctttcgcTCCTGTGCTGAAGTCTTGGtccctttctctttgcttttatgACCAGAGGTTTCCTTACCATTTTTCAAGTCAGCTGCTTTCAGTTTGGAGTCTTTCTTGCTGCTTCCCAGCTTCTCCGTACTAGAGCTTTTGACGACACCCTCACCCTTGCTTTTCCCTGAACTACTGCTGGGGgacttggatttttctttcttaagccCATCTACTTTTTctgacttttgtttttcaggtttctttaaATTCCCATCAGTTTTTACTTTGACACTTTTATCTTTACAGTTTTTCTGTTCGTTCttggtttttagtttttcttctttcttgagcactttgtctttttctgtatttttactcTTCTCCTTCTTACCAACCTCACTGAGGCCGGGTGTTTTACTAAcatctgatttcttcttttttgttttgtcttttgagtctttgtttttattttccatttcctggTCATTCTTACCAGAACACaactttgctgcttttgcatCCTTGTCTGACAAGTTTTTGGCAAGTTTTTTCTGCAAACTTGGAAGGTTCTCCACGCCATATTGCGCTGCAGCTTCTTTGCTATCCTTGGAAGCAAAGTCATCCACTTTGCTGCTCCCCTCTTTGTTGGATAACCCATCATTTGACTCACTTTCAGAACCAGGTTTTGTTTGTGAACTACCAGAAGTTGGCTTATATTCCACATCAGCCTCATCTTCAGAGGAAGAGAACCTGGCATACACTTCATCGTCACTGGTTTCTTCACAGAGCTTCTTCCGCGATGGAGAATAAGACTCCTCATAACTAGACACCCTACCCCTTTTAGACCCCTTTGGCTCCTTTGTTGTGGCTTTGCTCAGAAGCCTGGCTGAGTAATTTGAAAGCGGGTCATATTCCAAGTCTGTAGAAGGCTTAGAGTCATCAATCACGTATTTATTGTTAGTGACGGTgctactgtattttttattctgtaccACAGCCTTGGGAACATACTCCAGAGAGCTACCTTTAGAGCGGGAAGTGTCCAAAGTGTATTTACTCGACTGGCTAGCAGCAGCGAGAGGCGTAGGGTTGTAGTCCGAGTTATTATTAAAGTTGTAGCTACCTGGATTATATTCTAAGGAGGGAAATGAATCATTTTGTGTCCCAGCAGCTGACACAGGTGAATTCGAAATGAGCGAGGAGGCCTCTGAAGCACTGAACTCCTTTGTCGTTTCTAGTAGCTCCTCATactttttctgctctctctcaACTTCATTTTTGACTGCCTCAATGGCCTTGTTGACCAGCTCCAGCTCCAAAATACCAGGGGTCACATCCGTAATGTCAGCCAGAgcaccatcctcctcctccagcgAGGGCCTTGGAAGCTCTGGATTGTAGGGATCGTAGCCTCGCTCtgcaagagaagggaaaaataatttattgataGCAATTTAGTTAAAGTTTTCTTTggagaataattttaaaaaggtctTTTTAAGGTCTGCTCTCATCAAAACCCAATACTGAAAGACGCTACCAAAAGCCATGCTCTTGTCACCAAGACACCAAAAGCCACCAGTGATGTTCCCTGGCCAGCGGCAGGTGTGTGGCTAGACTAGATTTTACAAACTACTCACAGGCCTTAAGGACTAAAGATCTATTAACAAAGTGCTTTTATTAGTCATGGAAAAGCTCTATAAATTAAGTATTCTTCAGGGCACTAAAGAATAATCACTGTATTAAAACCAAGAGGAGCTGAGTATGCGCAGAATGATCTGCTTAATTCAATGAAGCGAGCAAGGGAGGAAAGAGGATTCCAGTAGGAAAACTGTGGATTAGGTTCTCATTTATTGATGCCAATGCCCAAAGCCTCCAATATTCCTCAAAGCTCGGTATTTCTCACGGCAGCTCCAGGAAAAGCAGTCTTATTTGGACTGACAAACTGAGTGCTGCTACTAAGAAAAAACTACAAGTCCAAAGGCAACACAACCCAACCGCGTAGAACAACCACCAAGAGAAGAACATTAAACACCCAGAACTCCAACGTGACATGTCTCTTTTCAGACAAGTCCCTTCAGTGGCCTTCTAGGCATTTCTAGGGCTACGAACAGAGGATACGCTTTGACCACGCTGCACGGCGCTTCCAACCACAGCTCTACAGGACAGCTTCTGGGGAGTGATGGTCCACCCTAAGGAACTATATGGAAATGCCAAAGCAACCTGTCCAAGGGAAAACTTACAACTGGAGAGTCCATTAAAGCTCATCTTGTAACGTTCGTCTTGAAAAGGCCACGGGAGAAGTTGTCACAAGCATAAATGCTCTCTACTTTCTGCCATGGTATCCCAAACTCTCCCACCTACCTTTCCAACTCGTGgtgaaaaggaagggaagaggaagtcGTTCACACGCATGTGCAGAGTGACAGGCACCCTGCTTGCCAAAGAACAGGCAGGAAAATAACTTCACCTTGAAAAATACTGGTGCTGTTTAATGCCTTTGTCAgcgacacggacagtgggacTGAGCGCGCCCTCAGCatgtttgctgatgacaccaagctgtgcggtgcggtgacacgctggagggaatggatggcatccagagggaccttgacaggctggagaggtgggTCTGTGCAAatcacatgaagttcaacaaggccaagtgcaaggtcctgcacgtgggtcggggcaatcccaagcacaaatccaggctgggcggagaatggattgagagcagccctgaggagaagaacttggggtgatgggtgacgagaagctcaccatgagccggcaacgtgcgctggcagcccagaaagccaacggtatcctgggctgcatccccagcagcgtggccagcagggtgagggaggggattctgcccctctgctccgctctcctgagaccgCCCCCTtcagtgctgcgtccagctctggggcccccagcacaagaaggacacggagctgttggagagagtccagaggaggccacggagatgctcagagggctggagcccctctgctctggagacaggctgagagagctggggctgttcagcctggagaagagaaggctccaggagaccttctagcaccttccagtacctgaaggggctacaggaaaacaagagaggggcttttgacaagggcatggagtgataggacgagggggaatagttttaaactgaaagaggggagattgagatgagatattaggaagaaattctttgctgtgagggtggtgagaccctgggccaggttgcccagagaagctgtggctgccccctccctggcagtgttcaaggccaggctggatggggcttggagcaacctggtctagtggaaggtgtccctgcctgtggcagggggttggaactggatgttctttaaggtcccttccaacccaaacccgtccgtgattctatgataaattaCAATAGTAATGGAGGGACCCTGCAGTAAAGACGGGGGCACTCAGCAAGCCAACAGAAGCTACGGGTCAGTTAATGGTTGCGTTTTGACTTTGAGCAGTTTTCAGTCCTGGTTTTATCATAGTGTCTCTGGATGCTGCTATTCCAGAGGaactttttgttctttgctaGAGGGATAGTAGCAAAACTGGCTTCCCAACATGAATGTGTAGAAGAACAAAACAGCAAGCAGAGAgataaaagacagaagaaaatccccaaacacCACAAACTCTCAGGTCTAACAGGGATGAGAGAGTTTCTTATAACAGCCAGAAACGCACAGTGTTTACAGGAGTTATTTCTACC includes:
- the REXO1 gene encoding RNA exonuclease 1 homolog isoform X1 — encoded protein: MLRSTGYFRGIDCPFLSAGGPGRGPPCRRPYCHFRHPPVAAARCGASGGPGAGVALGHGAERGYDPYNPELPRPSLEEEDGALADITDVTPGILELELVNKAIEAVKNEVEREQKKYEELLETTKEFSASEASSLISNSPVSAAGTQNDSFPSLEYNPGSYNFNNNSDYNPTPLAAASQSSKYTLDTSRSKGSSLEYVPKAVVQNKKYSSTVTNNKYVIDDSKPSTDLEYDPLSNYSARLLSKATTKEPKGSKRGRVSSYEESYSPSRKKLCEETSDDEVYARFSSSEDEADVEYKPTSGSSQTKPGSESESNDGLSNKEGSSKVDDFASKDSKEAAAQYGVENLPSLQKKLAKNLSDKDAKAAKLCSGKNDQEMENKNKDSKDKTKKKKSDVSKTPGLSEVGKKEKSKNTEKDKVLKKEEKLKTKNEQKNCKDKSVKVKTDGNLKKPEKQKSEKVDGLKKEKSKSPSSSSGKSKGEGVVKSSSTEKLGSSKKDSKLKAADLKNGKETSGHKSKEKGTKTSAQERKKEKVSPTEKRDPKKGRKQQGLSHVDLFGDESGDDDDKGRPLPPTLLDVSSDSDGDGCGSDSESENEGTKKVKRSKLSKSSSSSTSDDIDYSILEKDLDFESDPMEECLRIFNESTDVKTEDKGRLGKQLSKEEGNEEKTEDNLTTLFPGQKRRISHLVKQGNAEVPSKPVIRPYRPPTAQEVCYQRIQLAQQQAAQLAVAVQKASLSLPGEKKRIAHVPNVALAAAAKQSLVSSKTAVAGRSVTPSNDSEAPTLSLKACTLSGMASKTTSTIVPKRIAHVPSLQSASLQRPVIPTEFGAKVPTNIRQRYLNLFIDECLKFCSSSQEAFDKALSEEKVAYERSTSRNIYLNVAVNTLKKLRSLVPNSPSSTNKTSNKKVVSHEAVLGGKLAAKTSFTLNRSGSLRAEDLTGAALYRRLKEYLMTEEQLKENGYPMPHPEKPGRAVLFTAEEKKTLDSSCRICCRCGTEYMVSASGNCIRKEECVHHWGRLRKQRVPGGWETHYSCCSGAVGSPGCQVAKQHVHDGRKESLDGFVKTFEKLPTTDGYPGIYALDCEMCYTKQGLELTRVTVINSDLKVVYDTFVKPDTKVVDYNTRFSGVTKEDLENTSITLRDVQAVLLNMFSADTILIGHSLESDLFALKLIHGTVVDTAIVFPHRLGLPYKRALRTLMADYLKRIIQDNVEGHDSSEDARACMELMVWKIKEDAKVKR